A single window of Desulfobulbaceae bacterium DNA harbors:
- the lptB gene encoding LPS export ABC transporter ATP-binding protein: MPSIHRNIVAILETKEIVKQYKKRRVVDKISLKVETGKVVGLLGPNGAGKTTTFYSIAGFIQPDSGTITLDGENLTKLPIHKRAHKGLSYLAQDSSVFKKLTVRENVQIVLETLGLPKNEIFDRTMQLMTDLRIMHLANNKAFSLSGGERRRVEIMRALATKPRFILLDEPFAGIDPLSIADLQKIIGELRDKGLGVLISDHNVRETLTVCDYAYIVNSGQILVHGTPKEIIQSEAARKMYLGENFTM, translated from the coding sequence ATGCCCAGTATACACAGGAATATCGTGGCAATTTTAGAAACCAAAGAGATCGTTAAGCAGTATAAAAAACGGCGGGTTGTTGACAAAATCAGCCTGAAGGTTGAAACTGGCAAGGTCGTTGGCCTGCTTGGCCCAAACGGGGCAGGCAAGACAACAACCTTCTACTCTATTGCCGGTTTTATTCAACCCGACTCCGGCACCATTACACTCGATGGTGAAAACCTCACAAAACTGCCGATTCACAAACGAGCCCACAAGGGCCTGTCGTATCTCGCCCAAGACTCTTCGGTCTTTAAAAAGCTGACTGTCCGCGAAAATGTCCAGATTGTTTTAGAAACTTTAGGCCTTCCTAAAAATGAGATTTTTGATCGAACCATGCAGCTGATGACCGATCTTCGCATCATGCATCTTGCCAACAACAAGGCCTTTTCACTTTCCGGCGGCGAACGACGACGGGTTGAGATTATGCGAGCGCTGGCCACCAAGCCCCGCTTTATCCTGCTTGACGAACCCTTTGCTGGAATTGATCCACTTTCTATTGCCGATTTACAAAAGATTATTGGTGAGCTGCGCGACAAGGGTCTTGGTGTTCTTATTTCAGACCATAATGTGAGAGAAACCCTCACTGTCTGTGACTATGCCTATATAGTCAACAGCGGCCAAATTCTTGTCCATGGTACACCCAAAGAGATTATCCAAAGTGAAGCCGCTAGAAAAATGTACCTGGGCGAAAATTTTACTATGTAG
- the lptA gene encoding lipopolysaccharide transport periplasmic protein LptA has product MKKVFFFVFLTSLLLSASLALAAGAQKPIQIESDHMLSMQKENTVFFSGKVVAKQEDLVIHADEMTVYYNEKKDDAQTPKQEGTKSKDVERIFAEGNVEITQLEWVATGDAAEYFSSERKVILTGKAKVWQDNNLVTGNKVVMYLDEGKSVVERSSDKGERVKAFFYPDSDKKQ; this is encoded by the coding sequence ATGAAGAAAGTGTTCTTTTTCGTTTTTCTTACATCGTTGTTACTAAGTGCCTCCCTGGCTCTTGCCGCTGGGGCCCAGAAACCAATTCAGATTGAATCTGACCATATGCTCTCCATGCAGAAGGAAAACACCGTCTTTTTTTCCGGTAAGGTTGTGGCAAAACAGGAAGATCTGGTTATTCACGCCGATGAAATGACTGTCTATTATAATGAGAAAAAGGATGATGCCCAAACACCAAAACAAGAGGGCACAAAATCAAAGGACGTCGAACGAATTTTTGCAGAAGGTAATGTTGAGATTACCCAATTGGAGTGGGTTGCAACAGGAGATGCCGCAGAGTATTTTTCCAGCGAACGTAAGGTCATCCTGACAGGTAAAGCTAAGGTGTGGCAGGATAATAATTTAGTCACCGGCAATAAAGTCGTGATGTATCTTGATGAAGGGAAAAGTGTTGTTGAGCGAAGCAGTGATAAGGGGGAGCGTGTTAAGGCTTTTTTCTACCCTGATTCAGACAAAAAACAATAA
- a CDS encoding MFS transporter, whose product MQTQSPNKIHYGWHIVWSGLLCIFACLGLGRFALGMLLPAMGENLNLTYSQMGLIGTVNFVGYLVSVLACGPVAKKFGYRKVIFTALMSIGLSMILIGKTKALWLILVLYCLTGMGSGAANVPMMALASAWFSPKKRGLGTGFMVIGSGFAILLSGKLIPFINQSGGAEGWRMSWQILGGITVLVSLICGLVLRNSPKSMGLLPFGQRESLDPTISKQKKPITMKAIAHIGAIYFLFGYTYVIYATFIVTSLIQDRGFSESTAGNFWSWVGLLSIASGPIFGGLSDKIGRKASLIIVFSIQATAYLLAALTLPTPFIYISIGCYGIVAWSIPSIMAALVADFAGPEKTAHVFGLITFIFALGQIAGPAIAGSLAEHSQSFSSSFFMAAIFALFAAVLSATLSPPPAN is encoded by the coding sequence ATGCAAACACAATCGCCAAATAAAATTCACTACGGCTGGCATATTGTCTGGTCGGGCCTTTTATGCATTTTTGCCTGTTTGGGCCTTGGCCGTTTCGCGCTTGGCATGCTCCTGCCCGCCATGGGTGAAAATCTCAACCTGACCTACTCCCAGATGGGGCTTATCGGCACGGTAAATTTTGTTGGCTATCTGGTCTCTGTGCTGGCCTGTGGCCCTGTCGCCAAAAAATTCGGCTACCGAAAGGTTATATTCACAGCGCTCATGAGTATTGGTTTATCGATGATCCTTATCGGTAAAACAAAAGCCCTCTGGCTCATACTGGTTCTCTACTGCCTGACTGGAATGGGCAGCGGGGCCGCCAACGTGCCGATGATGGCCCTGGCTTCAGCCTGGTTCAGCCCGAAGAAGCGGGGGCTTGGCACCGGTTTTATGGTTATCGGCAGTGGCTTCGCCATTCTGCTTTCCGGAAAACTTATCCCCTTTATCAACCAGAGCGGAGGTGCCGAGGGCTGGCGAATGAGCTGGCAAATCTTAGGCGGCATAACGGTTCTAGTCAGCCTTATCTGTGGACTGGTCTTGCGTAACAGCCCTAAATCGATGGGCCTGCTCCCCTTTGGCCAAAGAGAATCGTTAGACCCAACCATCTCAAAGCAAAAAAAGCCAATCACCATGAAAGCCATAGCCCATATTGGTGCTATCTATTTCCTGTTTGGCTACACGTACGTTATTTATGCAACTTTTATCGTGACTAGCCTTATTCAGGACAGAGGGTTTAGCGAGTCAACCGCTGGTAATTTCTGGTCCTGGGTTGGACTCTTAAGTATCGCCTCCGGCCCAATTTTTGGCGGTTTATCCGATAAAATCGGCCGCAAAGCAAGTCTGATCATCGTCTTTTCTATTCAGGCAACCGCCTATCTGCTGGCCGCCTTAACTCTTCCTACCCCGTTCATATATATTTCCATTGGCTGTTATGGAATTGTGGCCTGGAGTATCCCCTCCATCATGGCAGCCCTGGTTGCTGATTTTGCCGGTCCAGAAAAAACAGCCCATGTCTTTGGCCTTATCACCTTTATTTTTGCCTTGGGACAGATAGCTGGTCCAGCTATTGCCGGCTCACTTGCCGAACATTCACAATCTTTCAGCAGCAGCTTCTTTATGGCTGCCATATTTGCACTTTTTGCCGCCGTTTTATCCGCCACATTAAGCCCGCCACCAGCAAATTAG